Within the Granulicella sibirica genome, the region AAGAAAGCGGTGTCGCTCGCGCCGAAGACGCAGATCGCTAAAGACGCGGGAGCAGCCCTGGCACAGATGGGCTGAGCTTCGCCGAGACTGGGCAAAGGGATACCGTACGCTTTCGCGCACGGTATCCCTGTTTGCCGGCTTGCTAGATGGTGCGACGTCTGCGGAGCACGACGGCCGCGGCACAGATGAGTCCGGTGCCAAGAAGGATCAGGCTGCTTGGCTCGAGGCTGCCGGTCGACGCAGCGGGGGAAGCTCCGACCTGAAATGCGCGGCCACCGTTGGACTGCGTGGGGATGCCAGAGCGCATCGCGGGATCCTGGAAGCCGGCTTCAGCTGCGAGATCGGTGGTACCGGTGGGCGGGGTGCGAGGGTGCGGGGAAGAACCTGCGACGACCGGTGGGGTGGTTTCAAGAGTGACGGCGAGGAGATGGTTAACTTCCGTCGTACCGCTCGAGAGAGGGAAGAGTGTGGAGTTGGCGGTGGCGTTGTCGAAGCTGAAGGGCTGGGATAGCTTGTTGGGAGAACCTTGATCGGATGTGCTCTTGACGTTTGGGTAGAGGCTCCCGGGGATCGGATCGGCGTTTGCGACTTGGGAGAAAGGGAGAAGTAGAACGCAAAAGAGAGGCAAGGTTTTGAGGCTTTTCATGAAAGCTCCTGATTTCCCCCCTGATGTACGGGGGTAACGTTGGTGCAAGAGGGACGGCAAGATCTTCTCCGGCTTCGTCCATCGAAAACTTGTGAGACCACATGCAACAGTGAACCGGTCGAACTGTCTCAGGGGCGGCCTTCTGTTGTCTGCTGACTCTATCGGGGCCCACTGCCTAAAGCGTTTGTAATCGCGAACAGATGGAAGCTTACCGCGTTGATCCATGCAGAACACTGGGTTGTTACTAAAGAATGGTTCCTTCGCGCCATTCGAGTTATTCGGTAAGCAGCCGACGTTACCTGCCGACTTTAACTTTTCTCTTACGGCCTGAGAGTGCGTTTGGATCTATCGAAAATTATTTTTCAAGTTCGGCCGCAATCAGAGTATTTTTATTGCTGAAAATTTAGTAGCTCATTACTTAGGTTAAAAATTAAAATTCATCTTGAAACTTACCTTGGCACTTTGAAACAGAAGCGATAGACTACGGTCAATACCACTGAAGTTGTAGAGCCTCCGGGCTGCAGTTTTATCATTTTTCTCAAACTGCAAGCGTTTTCGCTGGCATATCCTTTCCTGGTTCAACAGGTAATCCGCTTTTTAGGCCCTTTTGCGGCACTAACTTATTGTAAGTCGAACTTAGCCCATGCCTTCCGGGTTCTTCAAGTACACATAGTAGCTCGCAGGCGACGCGCTGGCACTTGCACCTACGGGGATTAGCAAAAGCCAAAGTTGTATAGCAGGTTTGTTCATGGTCACTGAAGATTCATCAAGATCCGCCGATTGCTCCGCTGTTTTTTTCTGCTTCTGTCTTCAATAAAAGGACCTCCATGCTCGTTCGGTTTTTGAGGCGTACGTCGGTTGCACTTCTTTCCATTCTGATCCTGTGCTTGCCGGGCCTCAGTCTCGCACAGAAGGTAACGATCACGCCGGGTTACCTGGACGTTGCTCCTGGACAGAAGGTTCAGTATGCGGCGGCGGTTACCGGACTGGCGAACCGCGCTGTCACCTGGGAGGTGTCAGAGATCGTGGGCGGGACCGCGGCGCTGGGCAGGATTACGGCGGCGGGGGTCTACACCGCGCCGCTCGCCGTTCCGTCGAGCGGCGTGACGATTACGGCTATTGCTTCAGACCGCAAGACGTCAGCTTCCGTCTACGTGAATGTGGCGGGCGTGGGGCCGACGCTCCAATCCTTTTCCCCGAATCCGGTCTACATCGGGACGTATACGATGACCCTGACCGGGTCTGGATTCAAGCGGGGCATGGTGGTGATGGCGGGCGGGGTTGACCTGCAGACTACCTACGTCAACTCTTCAAAAGCGACCGTGGTCGGCTGGCAGGCGGCGGTTGGAACGGTAGCTTTCCAGGCGAAGAATCCCGGGACGCTGTTGGGACCGGCACTTGCCATTGCGTTCAAGAGCAAGACGCCGCAGGCAATATCGCCAGCGGTGCTCACCCTTCCCCTGGGTGGCAAGGAACAGTTCGTCTCTGACGGGGCGACAAGCTGGACCGCAAATGTGGGGACGATTACCACTGGTGGACGTTACACAGCTCCGGCAAAGATGCCGCTGATGCACACAGCGCTCATCACAGCGACTGGTAATGATGGAGCGGCTGTTGCGACGGTGACATTGGTTGTTCCGCAGACGATCTCTCCGGTAAGCGCGTCCGTGAAGCTTGGGGCGACCCAGCAATTTAGCTCCCCCGGTGCGACGAACTGGACGGCCAGTTCTGGGACCATCAGTGCGAAAGGTCTCTTTACCGCCTCGATGACGCGTCCCGCTTCGGGGACCGCTACCATTACTGCCAAAGGGCCTGGTGGCTCGGCTTCGGCGATCGTGAAATTGATCGCACCGCAAGCAGTCGCACCGCTTACAGCTTCCGTGATGCTTGGCAAGACGCAGCAGTTTACTTCAGCTGGAGCGACTTCGTGGAAGGCGACTGCCGGTACGATCACTTCGGCTGGATTCTATACGGCTCCCGCGGTGATGCCTGTCTCGAAGGGTGTGACCGTCACGGCTACGGGATCCGGCGGGTCAGCTTCGGCGACGGTAACACTGGTCGGTACGCAGGTGATTTCGCCTGTCACGGTTTCGCTCGCGCTGGGTAAGTCGCAGCAGTTCACCTCGGCTGGGGCGACGTCGTGGTCGGCCTCGGCTGGGACTATCACCTCGACCGGGCTTTACACGGCTCCTGGTACGGCGATCTCATCGGGGATGGTGACGATTACGGCTACGGGTGCGGGTGGGTCGGCTACGGCCAAAGTGACGCTGCCGTCCACGCAGACGATTAGCCCGACGAGTGCCTCGATTTATCTGGGAGCAACGCAGTTGTTTGTCTCCCCAGGTGCGACCTCGTGGACCGCGACTGCCGGAACGATCCTGGCCGGTGTCTACGTTGCTCCGCTGGTGATGCCGGCATCGGGCAGCGCGACGATTACGGCGACCGGGGCTGGTGGTTCAGCTTCGGCGACGGTGAGCCTATTGGGGACGCAGACGATTCTGCCGACGAGTGTCTCGCTTGCGCTGGGCGGAAAACAGCAATTTGTCTCGGTGGGTGCTACTTCGTGGACGGCGAGCGCGGGAACGATTACCTCTACAGGGCTTTACACTGCTCCGGCGACGGCGCCTTCGGTGAGCATCACGGTGACCGCGAGCGGGCCTGGTGGTTCGGCTTCCGCGTCGGTTACTCTTCCTTCGTCTTCGCTTATGGTCAGTTCCGTTGCGGGTGGAACGCTTCCTCTCGGGATCTTTAGCACGACGATAGGCGGCGCGGGGTTCACGTCCGCGTCGGTTGCATCTATCAATGGCGTGGCGCTGCGCACGACCTACAAGAGCGCTTCGTCCTTGGCTATCTCGGGATTTTCGGGGACAGCGGGTACGGCTTCGCTGACGGTGAGCAATGGTAGTGCGACCTCGGCTCCTCTGCTGGTGACAGTGGGTGTTGCGAATCCGCTTGCTTCGCCCTCGGCTGCGAGACGCTTCCTGGAGCAGGGCGCGTTTGGTCCGACTCCAACGGATGCGGCTCATGTGCAGACGATCGGCGAGGCTGCCTGGATCACCGAGCAACTCAAGATGGCACAGGTTTCGAATTACAGCAGCATTACGACGGACCAGGACGGGATGCCGAACCATTTCCTGACGAACGCGGTGATGAATTCGGATCAACTTCGTCAGAGAGTGGCCTTCGCGCTGAGCCAGATCTTCGTAACTTCGCTCGACAAGATTATCTGGAACAGCAACATGATCCTATTCCAGAACATGCTGCTGGCGGATGCGTTCACGAACTACCGGCAGATCATGGCGGATGTGACGCTGAGTCCGGCGATGGGGCAGTACCTGGACATGGCGAACAACGCGGCGGCAGATCCGACGATCGGGAGCGCGGCGAACGAAAACTATGCTCGTGAGTTGATGCAGCTGTTCACGATTGGGACGAACGCTCTCAACGCGGACGGCTCGACGCAACTGGACGCCAATGGACTTCCGATTCCGAACTATGTTCAGTCGAACATCAGCGAGTTTGCGCGCGTGTACACGGGATGGACGTATGCTCCGGGGGCTGGAACGCCGGTGGAGTGGGGCGCTTATATCACGTCGAATGGGCCGATGGTTCCTTACACGCCAGAGCATGATTTTGGATCGAAGCAATTGCTTTACGGGGTTACTTCGCCTGCGGGAGTTACGCCGCTACAGGATCTGAACAACGCTCTCGACAGTATCTTTAGCAGCCCGAGCATCGCGCCGTTCGTGAGCAAGCAGTTGATCCAGCACCTGGTGAAGAGCAACCCAAGCCCGGCGTATGTTGCCCGTGTCTCGGCGGCTTTCAACAACAACGGCAAAGGCGTCAAGGGAGATATGCAGGCGGTGATTACGGCGATCCTGATGGACCCCGAGGCTCGCGCTAACGATGCAGGCGGTAAGGATCTCCCTACGGATGGACACCTGCAGGAACCGGCGCTGTTCATCGCGGGGATGGTTCGGGCGTTTGGCGGACAGATGACGGACGAGAACTACTATGCGGACGAATTGGCGGAGATGGGGCAGGACCTGTTCAGCTCGCCGAGCGTCTTCAACTATTACGCGCCGAACTACATGGTGCCCGGGACTGCGCTGCTTGGACCAGAGTTCCAGATCAACACGCCGAATAATGCCCTGGTACGCGTGAATGAGGTGAGCACGCTGATGTACAGCGAGTGGGCTGACTCGGTTCAGGATAACGGCCCGGGGACTACGGTCGACCTAACGCCTTATGTTCCCCTTACCACGAATATTTCGACGCTGATCGATGCGCTTGACCTCACGCTGACGCATGGGACGATGCCGACGGCGATGAAGGCGGCGATCGTCACGGCGGTTTCGGCGGAGGACCAGGGTAGTTTGCGGCAGGTGCAGACGGCCTGCTACCTCATTCTTACTTCGAACTATTAC harbors:
- a CDS encoding PEP-CTERM sorting domain-containing protein (PEP-CTERM proteins occur, often in large numbers, in the proteomes of bacteria that also encode an exosortase, a predicted intramembrane cysteine proteinase. The presence of a PEP-CTERM domain at a protein's C-terminus predicts cleavage within the sorting domain, followed by covalent anchoring to some some component of the (usually Gram-negative) cell surface. Many PEP-CTERM proteins exhibit an unusual sequence composition that includes large numbers of potential glycosylation sites. Expression of one such protein has been shown restore the ability of a bacterium to form floc, a type of biofilm.); translation: MKSLKTLPLFCVLLLPFSQVANADPIPGSLYPNVKSTSDQGSPNKLSQPFSFDNATANSTLFPLSSGTTEVNHLLAVTLETTPPVVAGSSPHPRTPPTGTTDLAAEAGFQDPAMRSGIPTQSNGGRAFQVGASPAASTGSLEPSSLILLGTGLICAAAVVLRRRRTI
- a CDS encoding DUF1800 family protein translates to MPGLSLAQKVTITPGYLDVAPGQKVQYAAAVTGLANRAVTWEVSEIVGGTAALGRITAAGVYTAPLAVPSSGVTITAIASDRKTSASVYVNVAGVGPTLQSFSPNPVYIGTYTMTLTGSGFKRGMVVMAGGVDLQTTYVNSSKATVVGWQAAVGTVAFQAKNPGTLLGPALAIAFKSKTPQAISPAVLTLPLGGKEQFVSDGATSWTANVGTITTGGRYTAPAKMPLMHTALITATGNDGAAVATVTLVVPQTISPVSASVKLGATQQFSSPGATNWTASSGTISAKGLFTASMTRPASGTATITAKGPGGSASAIVKLIAPQAVAPLTASVMLGKTQQFTSAGATSWKATAGTITSAGFYTAPAVMPVSKGVTVTATGSGGSASATVTLVGTQVISPVTVSLALGKSQQFTSAGATSWSASAGTITSTGLYTAPGTAISSGMVTITATGAGGSATAKVTLPSTQTISPTSASIYLGATQLFVSPGATSWTATAGTILAGVYVAPLVMPASGSATITATGAGGSASATVSLLGTQTILPTSVSLALGGKQQFVSVGATSWTASAGTITSTGLYTAPATAPSVSITVTASGPGGSASASVTLPSSSLMVSSVAGGTLPLGIFSTTIGGAGFTSASVASINGVALRTTYKSASSLAISGFSGTAGTASLTVSNGSATSAPLLVTVGVANPLASPSAARRFLEQGAFGPTPTDAAHVQTIGEAAWITEQLKMAQVSNYSSITTDQDGMPNHFLTNAVMNSDQLRQRVAFALSQIFVTSLDKIIWNSNMILFQNMLLADAFTNYRQIMADVTLSPAMGQYLDMANNAAADPTIGSAANENYARELMQLFTIGTNALNADGSTQLDANGLPIPNYVQSNISEFARVYTGWTYAPGAGTPVEWGAYITSNGPMVPYTPEHDFGSKQLLYGVTSPAGVTPLQDLNNALDSIFSSPSIAPFVSKQLIQHLVKSNPSPAYVARVSAAFNNNGKGVKGDMQAVITAILMDPEARANDAGGKDLPTDGHLQEPALFIAGMVRAFGGQMTDENYYADELAEMGQDLFSSPSVFNYYAPNYMVPGTALLGPEFQINTPNNALVRVNEVSTLMYSEWADSVQDNGPGTTVDLTPYVPLTTNISTLIDALDLTLTHGTMPTAMKAAIVTAVSAEDQGSLRQVQTACYLILTSNYYNVWH